In Pedobacter heparinus DSM 2366, the following are encoded in one genomic region:
- the glmS gene encoding glutamine--fructose-6-phosphate transaminase (isomerizing) has product MCGIVGYIGHREAWPIVIKGLKRLEYRGYDSAGIALINDTGLNIYKKAGKVQELENFAAGKNLNGTIGIGHTRWATHGAPSDRNSHPHTSNNGKLTIIHNGIIENYATLKEELMTRGHEFKSDTDTEVLVHLIEEIYKNDNTDLLEAVRLALNEVSGAYAIVVMDEDQPGQLIAARKGSPMVIGVGDGEYFIASDATPIVEYTKNVIYLNDNEIAFLKRDELLIKRLDNVVQSPYIQELELKLEMLEKGGYEHFMLKEIFEQSRSIRDCMRGRIYPNEGKVQLGGIKEYADKLKNIDRIIIVACGTSWHAGLVGEYLIEEYARIPVEVEYASEFRYRNPIITEKDVVIAISQSGETADTMAAIEMAKEKGATIFGVCNVVGASIPRLTHAGVYTHAGPEIGVASTKAFTAQVTVLTLMAFYMAQQKGTLTHSKLVELLTELDCIPAKIERALESDSMIREISEKFKDSRNCLFLGRGSGFPVALEGALKLKEISYIHAEGYPAAEMKHGPIALIDEEMPVVVIATKNSSYEKVISNIQEVKARKGIVLAIVTEGDVEVRKMADYCIEIPDASEAFLPLLATIPLQLLSYHIAVLRGCNVDQPRNLAKSVTVE; this is encoded by the coding sequence ATGTGTGGAATAGTTGGTTACATCGGCCATAGAGAAGCCTGGCCCATTGTTATTAAAGGACTAAAAAGACTGGAATACCGTGGCTATGACAGTGCCGGTATTGCCCTGATCAATGACACGGGGTTAAACATTTATAAAAAAGCCGGAAAAGTACAGGAACTGGAAAATTTTGCTGCCGGCAAAAACCTAAACGGTACCATTGGCATCGGGCATACCCGATGGGCAACGCATGGTGCACCCTCCGACAGGAACTCGCATCCCCATACTTCAAACAATGGTAAACTGACCATTATCCATAACGGGATCATTGAAAATTATGCCACCCTGAAAGAAGAACTGATGACCCGTGGCCATGAATTTAAAAGTGATACGGATACAGAAGTACTGGTACACCTGATAGAAGAGATTTATAAGAATGACAATACGGACCTTTTAGAGGCGGTTAGGCTGGCATTGAACGAAGTAAGTGGTGCTTATGCCATAGTCGTGATGGATGAAGACCAGCCAGGGCAGCTGATTGCAGCCAGAAAAGGCAGTCCTATGGTGATCGGTGTAGGCGACGGAGAGTATTTTATTGCTTCTGATGCTACGCCGATTGTAGAATACACTAAAAATGTAATTTACCTGAACGACAATGAGATTGCATTTCTGAAACGCGATGAACTGCTCATTAAACGGCTTGACAATGTGGTACAGAGCCCTTATATCCAGGAACTGGAGCTGAAGCTTGAGATGCTGGAAAAAGGCGGCTATGAGCACTTTATGCTGAAAGAGATCTTTGAGCAGTCGCGCTCCATAAGAGACTGCATGCGCGGCCGGATTTATCCCAATGAGGGCAAGGTTCAGCTGGGTGGCATTAAAGAGTATGCAGATAAACTGAAAAACATAGACCGGATCATCATTGTAGCCTGCGGAACTTCCTGGCATGCAGGTTTGGTTGGGGAGTACCTGATTGAAGAATATGCACGCATCCCTGTTGAAGTGGAGTATGCCTCGGAATTCAGGTACCGCAATCCGATCATTACAGAGAAGGATGTGGTGATTGCCATTTCGCAATCGGGTGAAACGGCCGATACCATGGCAGCAATTGAAATGGCCAAGGAAAAAGGGGCAACAATTTTTGGGGTATGTAATGTGGTGGGGGCTTCTATACCAAGGCTTACCCATGCAGGTGTATATACACATGCCGGGCCGGAAATTGGTGTGGCATCTACCAAGGCCTTTACCGCCCAGGTAACGGTACTTACCCTGATGGCCTTTTACATGGCACAGCAAAAAGGCACGCTGACCCATTCTAAACTGGTAGAACTGCTGACCGAACTGGATTGTATCCCGGCAAAGATTGAGCGGGCCCTGGAATCGGACAGCATGATCAGGGAAATTTCCGAAAAATTTAAAGATTCGAGGAACTGTTTGTTCCTGGGCAGGGGAAGTGGTTTCCCTGTGGCTTTAGAAGGCGCTTTAAAGCTGAAAGAGATCTCTTATATCCATGCCGAGGGTTATCCTGCGGCCGAGATGAAACACGGGCCTATTGCTTTAATTGACGAGGAAATGCCGGTGGTGGTGATTGCGACTAAAAATTCTTCATATGAGAAGGTGATCAGCAACATACAGGAAGTAAAGGCCAGAAAAGGAATTGTACTTGCTATTGTGACCGAGGGTGATGTTGAGGTTAGAAAAATGGCAGATTACTGCATTGAGATACCTGATGCAAGTGAGGCCTTTTTGCCTTTACTGGCTACCATACCTTTACAATTGCTATCGTACCATATAGCGGTGCTGAGAGGCTGTAATGTAGACCAGCCAAGGAACCTGGCCAAATCGGTTACCGTAGAATAA
- a CDS encoding DUF4270 domain-containing protein, translated as MKFTKQDLLTLLIGLFLFASCKDSNTIGLDLDPDYAIKGTLMDSATVTSQTLKDEVASGVGLVRHPLGVMVDPVFGKSEAAVAMAVGLPSTGYKFGTNAVIDSAVLVLPYSTQLYGDTIVPVYTVKVNQLTNDISKETSYPTDKDWPAAATVLGTFSGKIKPNTKLKIYDIVAGAADTLKTVVPQMRIKLDNSFIQNNIINLDSVTLSKQANFFKAFKGLHLTATTTDKGGIVFFNLSGTDGKIEVYYKRQNATTTTATDTVATSFPIGTATGPVTATIKHDYTGTPVKTQLDVPNPATPYAITYLQALGGLRNKISFPYLKNFVANAKKPENGGNPNTKIIINKAELVIDLNDGTDVFPFSAAQRLSLYRLDIASQRANIPDNDNAIQGQYAGDPRALGSEVLFGGYFDSVRKRYLFTVTSYIQDLMDGKTEDYGTFLAPSSLTEFNISPSVTSAARSVINKFKYPRATGEKSLKLNIYYTQVN; from the coding sequence ATGAAATTTACAAAACAAGACTTATTAACCCTGTTGATAGGTCTTTTTCTTTTTGCTTCCTGTAAAGACTCCAATACCATAGGTTTGGACCTTGACCCTGATTATGCCATTAAAGGCACGCTGATGGATTCGGCTACGGTGACTTCACAAACCCTGAAAGATGAAGTAGCTTCGGGCGTTGGCCTGGTCAGACATCCGCTTGGGGTAATGGTAGACCCTGTTTTCGGTAAATCGGAAGCGGCCGTGGCCATGGCTGTAGGCCTGCCAAGTACGGGCTATAAATTTGGCACCAACGCAGTTATTGATTCGGCGGTTCTTGTTTTACCTTATTCGACCCAGTTGTATGGCGATACCATTGTACCGGTTTACACAGTGAAGGTAAACCAGCTGACGAACGACATCTCTAAAGAAACATCGTACCCTACAGATAAAGACTGGCCTGCTGCTGCAACCGTACTGGGTACTTTTAGCGGCAAGATTAAGCCCAATACAAAATTAAAGATCTATGATATTGTTGCCGGCGCAGCCGATACGCTGAAAACAGTGGTGCCACAAATGCGGATCAAGCTGGATAATTCTTTTATCCAGAACAACATCATTAACCTGGATTCGGTTACCTTATCCAAACAGGCCAACTTCTTTAAAGCTTTTAAAGGCCTGCACCTGACCGCCACTACGACAGATAAAGGCGGGATCGTCTTCTTTAACCTGAGCGGAACGGATGGCAAGATAGAGGTATACTACAAAAGACAAAATGCAACAACCACTACCGCAACAGACACAGTAGCGACAAGTTTCCCTATTGGTACGGCTACCGGACCAGTAACGGCGACCATTAAGCACGATTATACGGGTACGCCGGTTAAAACCCAGCTGGATGTACCTAACCCGGCTACACCTTATGCAATTACTTATTTGCAGGCCCTGGGTGGATTGAGGAATAAAATCTCTTTCCCTTACCTGAAAAATTTTGTGGCCAATGCAAAAAAACCGGAGAACGGTGGCAACCCCAATACCAAGATCATCATCAATAAAGCGGAACTGGTGATTGACCTGAACGATGGGACGGATGTGTTTCCTTTTAGCGCGGCACAAAGACTTTCTTTATACAGACTTGACATTGCATCGCAACGTGCCAATATTCCGGATAATGACAATGCCATACAGGGACAGTATGCGGGCGACCCAAGGGCGCTTGGCAGCGAGGTATTATTTGGTGGTTATTTTGACTCTGTTCGTAAAAGATATTTGTTTACGGTAACGAGTTATATTCAGGACTTAATGGACGGAAAAACGGAAGACTATGGAACCTTTTTGGCACCAAGTTCTTTAACAGAATTTAACATCAGTCCTTCGGTAACCTCGGCTGCCCGCTCTGTGATCAACAAGTTCAAATATCCGCGTGCAACAGGCGAAAAGAGCTTAAAATTAAATATTTACTACACGCAGGTAAATTAA
- a CDS encoding glycogen/starch synthase produces MAKTKLLIVTHEMSPFLELTKISEITRQLPQAMQDKGFEIRILMPRFGNINERRNRLHEVIRLSGMNIIIDDNDNPLIIKVASIPAARMQVYFLDNEDYFQRKHVFRDKEEKFYADNDERTIFFCKGALETVKKLGWAPDIVHCHGWMTALVPAYIKTTYKNDPTFKNSKVVYSIYENCFTETLNADLHKKAVMSAMTLEDTKMFENANCDTLHKGAVSYSDAVVLADENIGSDVLKFVKDSNKPTLAYNLTENFENFYTLYEEISNEELASIA; encoded by the coding sequence ATGGCAAAAACGAAGCTACTGATTGTTACACACGAGATGTCGCCTTTCCTTGAACTCACAAAGATTTCTGAAATTACCCGTCAACTACCACAGGCAATGCAGGATAAAGGATTTGAAATCCGCATTTTAATGCCGAGGTTCGGGAACATTAACGAAAGAAGGAACAGATTGCACGAGGTTATCCGTCTTTCAGGAATGAACATTATTATTGATGACAATGACAACCCATTAATTATAAAGGTGGCCTCTATTCCGGCTGCACGCATGCAGGTTTATTTTCTTGACAATGAAGATTATTTTCAGCGCAAGCATGTATTCAGGGATAAAGAAGAGAAGTTTTATGCCGACAATGACGAGAGAACGATCTTCTTTTGCAAAGGCGCACTGGAAACCGTTAAGAAATTGGGCTGGGCCCCGGATATTGTACACTGCCATGGCTGGATGACGGCACTGGTGCCTGCATATATTAAAACGACCTATAAAAACGACCCTACCTTTAAAAACTCGAAAGTAGTGTATTCTATTTACGAGAACTGCTTTACAGAAACTTTAAATGCCGATCTGCATAAAAAGGCTGTAATGAGTGCAATGACGCTTGAGGACACTAAGATGTTCGAAAATGCAAATTGCGATACCCTGCATAAAGGTGCTGTAAGTTATAGTGACGCCGTAGTGCTGGCTGATGAAAATATTGGCAGCGATGTGTTAAAATTTGTTAAAGATTCTAATAAACCAACTTTAGCTTATAATTTAACCGAAAATTTTGAAAACTTCTACACTTTATACGAGGAGATTTCAAATGAAGAATTGGCTTCAATAGCATAA
- the panC gene encoding pantoate--beta-alanine ligase, protein MKVINTIAALKSLLEPIKLAQQKIALVPTMGALHKGHVSLINIAQQQADVVVCSIFVNPTQFTDPKDLEKYPRPLEHDMKMLEDAGCNVVFMPSVTEMYPRPEVWHIDLGPAEFLLEGAFRKGHYQGVTQIVKKLFDAVNPDIAFFGQKDFQQVLMIKNMVAYFNMPVEIVSCPIIREEDGLAMSSRNIHLTAADRKNALVLSRALGYVQDNFTAHSIPELLKEAGKMISNTPGVVLDYFTIANGETLLPEEDKTHHPIVALVAARVGQTRLIDNMILN, encoded by the coding sequence TTGAAAGTTATAAATACCATAGCGGCATTAAAGTCGCTGCTTGAACCAATAAAGTTGGCTCAACAGAAAATTGCCTTAGTGCCCACCATGGGCGCTTTGCATAAAGGACACGTATCGCTGATCAACATTGCACAGCAACAGGCTGATGTGGTGGTATGCAGTATTTTTGTAAACCCAACCCAGTTTACCGATCCCAAAGACCTCGAAAAATACCCCCGCCCCCTGGAGCACGACATGAAAATGCTGGAAGATGCCGGATGTAATGTGGTTTTTATGCCCTCGGTTACTGAAATGTACCCCCGGCCGGAAGTATGGCACATAGACCTTGGCCCTGCCGAATTCCTTTTGGAAGGTGCATTCCGTAAAGGCCATTACCAGGGCGTAACCCAAATCGTAAAAAAGCTTTTTGATGCCGTAAACCCCGATATTGCCTTTTTTGGCCAGAAAGATTTTCAGCAGGTGCTGATGATCAAAAATATGGTGGCTTATTTTAATATGCCTGTAGAGATCGTTTCCTGCCCCATCATCAGGGAAGAAGATGGTCTGGCCATGAGCTCACGCAACATCCACCTCACAGCAGCCGACCGGAAAAACGCGCTGGTCTTGAGCAGGGCATTAGGTTATGTACAGGATAATTTTACAGCACACAGTATTCCTGAACTGTTAAAAGAAGCAGGAAAAATGATCAGCAATACCCCCGGTGTAGTACTCGATTATTTTACCATTGCCAACGGCGAAACCCTGCTGCCCGAAGAAGATAAGACCCATCACCCTATTGTGGCGCTGGTTGCCGCCAGGGTTGGCCAAACCCGTCTTATTGATAATATGATACTGAACTGA
- the panD gene encoding aspartate 1-decarboxylase: MIIEILKSKIHRVRVTQAELNYVGSITIDEDLMDAAQIIPNEKVQIVNNNNGERFETYVIKGARGSGTICLNGATARKVQVGDILIIMSYGSLPIEEARKYHPILVFPDDNNHLLK, translated from the coding sequence ATGATTATCGAGATCTTAAAATCGAAAATACACCGTGTTAGAGTAACACAGGCAGAACTGAACTACGTTGGCAGCATTACCATAGATGAGGATCTGATGGATGCGGCCCAGATCATCCCGAACGAGAAAGTACAGATCGTAAACAACAATAACGGCGAACGCTTCGAAACTTATGTCATCAAGGGCGCACGTGGCAGTGGTACCATCTGTTTAAACGGTGCAACTGCCCGGAAAGTCCAGGTTGGCGATATCCTGATCATCATGTCTTACGGTTCCTTGCCCATAGAAGAAGCCAGAAAATACCACCCTATCCTTGTATTCCCCGACGATAACAATCACCTTTTAAAGTAG
- a CDS encoding acyl-CoA dehydrogenase yields the protein MLFQLNEEQLMIRQAARDFAQTELKPGVIERDEHQKFPAEQVKKLGELGFLGMMVSEKYNGSGLDALSYVLVMEELSKVDASASVVVSVNNSLVCFGLEAYGSDFQKEKYLKPLAAGEKIGAFCLSEPEAGSDATSQQTTAEDKGDHYLLNGTKNWITNGGTASTYLVIAQTDKSLRHKGINAFIVEKGMEGFTVGPKENKMGIRGSDTHSLMFNDVKVPKENRIGENGFGFKFAMKTLEGGRIGIAAQALGIAAGAYELALDYAKQRKAFGKPIAEHQAIAFKLADMATHIEAARLLVYKAAWLKDQGQPYTLAGSMAKLYASKVAMEVTVEAVQIHGGYGFVKEYHVERLMRDAKITQIYEGTSEIQKMVISREIIR from the coding sequence ATGCTATTTCAACTCAATGAAGAACAATTGATGATCCGGCAGGCTGCAAGGGATTTTGCGCAGACTGAACTTAAGCCCGGGGTTATCGAAAGAGATGAGCACCAGAAATTCCCTGCAGAACAGGTAAAAAAGCTTGGGGAACTGGGTTTTCTGGGGATGATGGTGTCTGAAAAATACAATGGCAGTGGCCTTGATGCCCTGTCGTACGTCCTGGTCATGGAAGAGCTTTCTAAGGTAGATGCCTCTGCTTCGGTGGTGGTATCTGTAAACAATTCCCTGGTGTGTTTCGGACTGGAAGCTTATGGCTCCGATTTTCAAAAAGAAAAATATTTAAAGCCCCTGGCTGCCGGTGAAAAGATCGGTGCCTTCTGCTTATCAGAACCCGAAGCAGGTTCTGATGCTACCTCACAACAAACCACAGCTGAAGATAAAGGCGATCACTACCTGTTAAACGGCACCAAAAACTGGATTACCAATGGAGGTACAGCTTCTACCTACCTGGTTATTGCACAAACAGATAAATCTTTAAGACATAAGGGGATCAATGCTTTTATTGTTGAAAAGGGCATGGAAGGTTTTACAGTGGGCCCCAAAGAAAACAAGATGGGCATCCGCGGTTCAGATACACATTCGCTGATGTTCAATGATGTGAAGGTGCCCAAAGAAAACCGTATTGGTGAAAATGGCTTTGGCTTTAAGTTTGCCATGAAAACCCTTGAAGGTGGCCGCATAGGCATTGCCGCCCAGGCCCTGGGTATTGCTGCAGGTGCGTACGAACTTGCCCTGGACTATGCAAAACAACGTAAGGCCTTCGGTAAACCTATTGCTGAACATCAGGCCATTGCCTTTAAACTGGCCGATATGGCTACGCATATAGAAGCGGCCCGTTTACTGGTTTATAAAGCGGCATGGTTAAAAGATCAGGGGCAACCTTATACACTAGCCGGCTCTATGGCCAAACTTTATGCTTCTAAAGTGGCTATGGAAGTAACTGTAGAGGCTGTCCAGATCCATGGCGGTTATGGTTTTGTGAAGGAATATCATGTGGAGCGCTTAATGCGCGATGCAAAAATTACACAGATCTATGAAGGAACTTCAGAGATCCAGAAAATGGTGATCTCGAGGGAGATCATCCGGTAA
- a CDS encoding phage holin family protein: protein MRLIVEILLMGLAVLIGAYIVPGVQVDGYGSAIIAAVLIALVNATLGFILRLLTFPVNFLTLGLVSFIITVLMILLVDKMMTGFNTSGFWSAAFLAIVVALIKAIFNAVMGTDKD from the coding sequence ATGAGACTGATTGTAGAAATTTTATTGATGGGCCTGGCTGTACTGATTGGTGCATACATTGTACCGGGTGTGCAGGTAGATGGCTACGGATCGGCTATTATTGCTGCCGTGCTGATTGCCCTGGTTAATGCAACCCTTGGCTTTATTTTAAGGTTGCTTACCTTTCCGGTTAATTTTTTAACCCTTGGCCTGGTTTCATTTATCATTACCGTACTGATGATCCTGCTGGTCGATAAAATGATGACCGGATTTAACACTTCGGGCTTCTGGTCGGCAGCCTTCCTGGCCATTGTTGTGGCACTGATCAAAGCGATATTTAACGCGGTGATGGGAACAGATAAAGATTAA
- the rimP gene encoding ribosome assembly cofactor RimP: protein MQVEKRVTELVEEKISDRPELFLVEVKMLPNNKLIIHVDGDEGISIQDCAAISRHVGFHLEEENTIEKAYNLEVSSPGVGEPLKLKRQYLKNVGRELSVKLDGGEVKEGKLLAADEQGITIEAKIKEKGKKVQLVETRIDFNKIIETKVLISFK, encoded by the coding sequence ATGCAGGTAGAAAAAAGAGTTACAGAATTGGTTGAGGAGAAGATTTCGGACAGGCCGGAATTGTTTTTAGTTGAAGTAAAGATGCTGCCAAACAACAAACTTATTATTCATGTTGATGGCGATGAGGGGATCAGTATTCAGGATTGCGCCGCCATCAGCAGGCATGTAGGTTTTCATTTGGAAGAGGAAAATACGATAGAAAAAGCATATAACCTGGAAGTATCTTCACCTGGTGTTGGCGAGCCTTTAAAGCTGAAAAGACAATACCTTAAAAATGTTGGCCGCGAACTAAGCGTTAAGCTGGATGGAGGCGAAGTAAAAGAAGGTAAATTGCTTGCTGCAGATGAACAGGGCATAACCATCGAGGCAAAAATAAAAGAAAAAGGCAAAAAAGTCCAGCTGGTGGAAACCAGGATAGACTTTAATAAAATAATAGAAACAAAGGTTTTAATTTCATTTAAATAA
- the nusA gene encoding transcription termination factor NusA yields the protein MSNINLIDSFQEFKDFKNIDRPTVISVLEEVFRSMLRKKYGTDENCDVIVNPDNGDLEIWRTRKVMEDGFSEDDDLEIELAEVKQLDPDMEVGDDYIEQITLESFGRRAILAARQTLVSKVLELEKDEIFKKYKDRVGEIVTGEVYQVWKKETLVLDDEGNELMMPKTEQIPADYFKKGDTVRAVILKVDMVNATPKIIISRIAPEFLQRLFEIEVPEIFDGLITIKKIVREPGERAKVAVESYDDRIDPVGACVGMKGSRIHGIVRELKNENIDVINFTNNISLYITRALSPAKITSIKLDDETKHASVYLKPDQVSLAIGRGGHNIKLAGKLTGYEIDVYREAGEEDEDVDIEEFSDEIDSWIIDELKAIGCDTAKSVLALSVDELVKRTDLEEETIKEVMSILKSEFE from the coding sequence ATGAGCAATATTAATTTAATCGATTCATTTCAAGAGTTTAAAGACTTCAAGAACATCGACCGTCCTACAGTGATCAGTGTGCTGGAAGAGGTATTTCGCAGTATGCTGCGCAAAAAATATGGTACTGATGAGAATTGTGACGTAATTGTTAACCCGGATAACGGTGATTTGGAAATCTGGCGTACCAGAAAAGTGATGGAGGATGGTTTTTCTGAGGATGACGATCTGGAAATTGAACTTGCAGAGGTAAAACAACTGGATCCGGATATGGAAGTTGGCGACGATTACATTGAGCAGATCACTTTGGAAAGCTTTGGCCGCAGGGCGATTTTAGCTGCCCGTCAGACCCTGGTTTCTAAAGTTCTGGAACTGGAGAAAGACGAGATCTTTAAAAAATATAAAGACAGGGTTGGTGAGATTGTGACCGGTGAGGTTTACCAGGTATGGAAAAAAGAAACCCTGGTGCTGGATGATGAAGGCAACGAGCTGATGATGCCTAAAACAGAGCAGATACCGGCCGATTATTTCAAAAAAGGGGATACTGTACGTGCAGTGATCCTGAAGGTGGATATGGTAAATGCTACACCTAAGATTATCATTTCGAGGATTGCACCTGAATTTTTACAGCGCCTGTTTGAAATTGAGGTTCCTGAGATCTTTGATGGTCTGATCACCATTAAAAAGATTGTTCGTGAGCCAGGCGAAAGAGCTAAGGTTGCGGTAGAATCTTACGATGACAGGATTGACCCGGTGGGTGCCTGTGTAGGTATGAAAGGTTCGCGTATCCATGGGATCGTAAGAGAGCTGAAAAACGAGAATATTGACGTAATTAACTTTACCAATAACATTTCACTATACATCACAAGGGCTTTGAGCCCGGCCAAGATCACTTCTATTAAATTAGATGATGAAACCAAACATGCTTCGGTTTACCTGAAGCCTGACCAGGTTTCACTGGCCATAGGCCGTGGTGGGCATAACATTAAACTGGCCGGTAAATTGACCGGTTATGAAATTGATGTATACCGTGAAGCAGGTGAAGAAGACGAAGATGTGGACATCGAAGAATTCTCGGATGAGATCGATAGCTGGATCATTGATGAGCTGAAAGCGATAGGCTGTGATACGGCAAAAAGTGTGCTGGCACTTTCTGTAGACGAATTGGTTAAACGTACCGATTTAGAGGAAGAAACCATCAAAGAAGTGATGAGTATTTTAAAATCAGAATTTGAATAA